Part of the Anopheles coluzzii chromosome 3, AcolN3, whole genome shotgun sequence genome is shown below.
TAGTTGATAAGGCGTCGTTGCGATGCGATAGAATGTTTATTTACCTGCGTGTGGGGTGGATTCGGGGCGCTGGAAATGACGATGACGTGAACACTATTTACATTGGCTACCTATTAGCGGCTGCTTTTGAGTGGCTGCTGGTCCATAGGTCTATCGTTGTCGTATCAGTGGGCCCTGGTGGGTTTCTCCCGTTGTTTTTGCTCATTAAAACATAAGATACGAACAAGAAATGCAACGGGCAGGCAGAAAAGAGCCGAATAATGAAGCGAACTTGAATAGGAACGAAACAAACTGTTGCAGCACGTGCGTACGCGCATgcgcaatgaaaacaaaagtaTGGGGTGGCGGCTGTGCTAGTTCAAAAAAGGGTATCGAACGCGACTGAGACAGTGTTAGGTTCCACCGAGACTTGAACTCGGATCGTTGGATTCAGAGTCCAAAGTGCTAACCATTACACCATGGAACCTCGCTGAGAGAGCGCCCGACTGGCACGAAACAAGAAGGTGCGATGCAGATTGCATACATCTAGGCGCATAGCAATAGGGTTTCGTTTAAAAATCACAGTACGATTCACGCAATTCGCTAATTTGCACTGCAACATCGCTTCCTCGTTTCAGGTGCCCCGAAATCCTGGCTCTACCAAACGTGTATCTACGTGTGCCTGATGGTGGTCGTTAAGCTGATAACGACGCTAATCATTCAGTTCGATGTGTGGGATAACGTGAAAAACTTCGTCCTGTCGCCGTTCCGGGATCCGCGGATAGAGCTGGCCGTCGTGATGCTGGTCATTCCGTTCTTCGTCAATGTAAGTCTCTCTTGTGAGTAAATTATTCGTCGCCTGTTTATTGTATTTAATGTATTTCGTTTTCTATTCCTAACAGATTCTAATCTTCTGGGTGACGGATAACTTCCTGATGAGGCACACGCGCAAGAAGCGCAACACGGCGGCCGGCAGCTCGCACCACGCGCACGGTCGGGAGCATAGCTTGCTGCAAAAAGTAAGGGGCCATTTTCAGACAAAAACTAACGAACTCTAAAAGCCATCTCTTGACGTTCggtattttttttgtcgcGTAACGTACAAGTAGAATAGCTAggtattgtttgtgtgtgtatatgtgccCGCGGGGTTGTTCTcatgtttttcttccacttgTTGGTTCCAATCGGTGCCAGTGCCCATCCTACCCGCCAGTAGAATTATTGTTAGGAGTTTCGTAAGCAACCTCGTTGTCGTTCATGCCTGTTCTGGTGCTTAGTAttatattttcgttttttttatatacaaCTTCCGATCAGGGGGTGTACCCGGGAATGGTTAGAATAGAGGCCCATTATTCCACACACTTAAACGACGCGCAATGATATTAATCTTTCCGGGAAGTGTATTAGTGCCTTAGACTAGTTTGTAAGCCGTTTAATTGCTCagttgtttcgttttcgtgATCGAATTTAATCTTTCAATTGACGAATTTAATAATAACCCCATAAAAGACAGACAGTGAGAGCAAAAAAGTTGTATTATTTGGAAGGGTGGTTAGGGATATGTGTTCAGTGCGTGCAGCCTTCTTTAGCGTTAACTCACATTCATTCCCCTCTCGTGTGTCCTTGTTGTAGAGTAGTTGTATTCGTCTccctgttttgttgttgttatgttcAAACCTCCCACCgcaaatcacacaaacactactCCACCCAAGTCATTCCACCACAACCCTCATCTCCCGGccagtaaaataaaacaaaaaagccttTTGCTGCCGCTTTCGCTCAACCATCACACCAACCAAATCCCGAGTAACCGAGCCTCTCTGACATTGACAACCCAATCATCTTTTTGCAGGTAAAATACAAAATGatacacaaaaccaaaccaaatgACTCAGAATCTGATACTCTTTTGTCAGGCGATGAAGAAATTTTAAGCTTCAGTACGcccaacggtggtggtggcggcggtggtggtggtttggggCAGAGCGTTACCAGCAATCGGTCCTTCTCGGGGCGCCACTATCACCACACGCAGCATGCACCTTTCCTCCATCAGCATCACGCATATCTGCAGACGACCACGATGGCGGACGGCACGTCAGTGGTGCCGGCGACGTCCTCGTCGATGGGGGGCAGCAGTAGCGGCGGGGGTTCCTCCTCCCTGCTGACGCCGCTCGACATGGACACGGCCATCGTGCTGACCTCGACGCGAACATCACCCGGGCCGACGAACCGGCAAAGCACAGTTCAACAGCGCACCAGTGTCATTAACATTTAAGGACGAGCCTACCCCTCCCCTTTAACAAGCCGCATATCGTtccgcgtgcgtgtgtgtgtgtactaatAACACttagagaaagagaagaagagagagattAAGTGGCAATATTTCCTGACAAACACACAGGGGACATGGGAAAACAAAGGTGATCGACACGGAAGCACTTCCCAAACGTACGGACCTGAACAAACAAACCTTAACAATCATGCACACCCGATCATTGTGTATGGGGAAGAGCAGCCCCATCAGAACCAATCACATTTCCTGtgttccaaaacaaaaacaaaaaaacattcaaagtaCCTTGGCAGAAGCAACGCATTCAAACGATAAAGTCTGAACACAATTAACCGTAAAACAAGTAATTGCCACCCCTTCCCGTCGGACGCTGGCACTCCAAAGAAAAGCCAgccgatcagcagcagcaaaggaagGTGCGCGAAGATCGAACGTTTGCTTCCGGTTCTGTTTATTGTTGAACCCCCCGTTTGTTAAACCGTTGATAGGACAGATGTTATatagggtgtgtgtgtccccgCCCTCCAAGAAGAGATAGTGCGGTGGTGAGTTAATCGTTTCCCAAAACCCACCACCCCCCGAATTTGCTGCACCGGCGGTGTGGCATACCATTGTGATACTGAGTGAGAACTGAGCAGGAGCGTACACAGAAGATACACATATATTCGTCAGGCGAGTGGCCCCCCAGTTcagaaaaaggggaaagaaaggaagaaaataacaataaagtAGGGAAGGGATTCGAATCCAATCACAGGACAGGAAACAGGAGAAGCGTAGCAAAACCTACCGTCAGGCTCACGCATGATATTTGGTGGAGGAGAGAGATCTGTACTATTTTAGCTACTATTAGTCACTGTTGACATGTTAATGAGAGCCGTTGAAGCGAAGCGAGCGTTGCAATTAATATGCTTCCATTTTTTGAAATagacaaaagaagaagaagaaaaaaaacctccgaGAAAAGAGCAAAAGACATTTTCTGTAAAAGCAAAAGCTTCAATGTAGTATGACGATGTACCGGGTAAAAAGGGAATAAAATTTACCAAGAGGCACGCAATGAAAGAAGCTACAGCAAGGCACGAGAACGGtgaagagagagcgagcggaTAGCCCTTTTTGGGAGGACTTAAGAACAGTGACAGTGAAGCGAAAAAGGTGAAATGTGAAAGCCAGCAGAGAATAAATCGGAACAACGAAAACCAATCGATGCACTTTAAACAATGCGCTATGATTAAGGATAAAGAGGAGGACTACTGTTTTGCAGCAGAGGTGGCAGCGCCTTTAGGCAGCGGTGGGCACTTCTATGCAtctacatacacatacacacctaacctaacaaaacaCTATACTATTGTTCTATTTTATACATAATTATACAACGATTTAGCAATTAAGGTGAAAGCGGTGGGGCGCGCTTCTGATTATGTATACAAGCGGCGGCGGATTCGATCGTGAGGAGAACGGAGAACGAAAAAAGCAACACGCGCGCGAATTGAAACTGGCAAAGGGGTTCACGCGAAGTGTGATCGAGATCCGATCGGagaggagaaggagagagagagagaaaaataaaggaaGCTGAAGTGATCTTTTATACGCAAGAACACAACGGGTTTTGAAATTTGCATCAAAAAACGAGGAAAGCCTTTCTAGGCGCTCTCCCCCGCGGGGGCTCGAAAATCCGAAAGTATTCTGGATCGGTGTGGTTCATTGTAATTCAATAACGGTTTTTCGCGACGATTTGGAGTTTTCTCGAAACCAGTTCACTCCACCCGGGGGTTGTGAGGCcatgtgaagcaaaaaaagaagaaagaaacccCACACCGATCAGAACCATCTTCAGCGCAGCGCTTGGTGAAAGGTGAAAGCCATTCTCTTTCCACCGTTCGGGGGCACGTTCGAGAAACGTTCGACGATCGGTTTGGCAAAATCGGTGGTGCAATCTGTTCGACCAGTGCTATTCTTTTGCAGTATTTTGCAGTGATCGGACGCAGACTAATATCGCTactcgcaccaccaccagtagTGGCTATGGTTGGCAGCAGTGTTCGCGTTAATTATGAGCGGGGAAATAGTGTCGCGTATGGGAAGCAGCACGGTTGGATGAAGCGTTCGTCAAGCGCTAACGTTTGCATCTCCATACCGGATGAGCTGGTGATGACCCCGGCAGCCGAGAGGTGAGTTGGTTGATGAAAGTGCATATGAAACGATAACTATAACGATTATagcaataaacataaacattaacgtgTGATGATGAAGCAAAGGGAAGCAGCAAACGCGCACATGGGCAGCAGATGAAATTCCAcccgaaaaaaaggaaacatcaTTAAAAAACAAGGGGAAACAGACGGGAAGATAGGGAATGAACGGGGtcacaaacattaaaaacatgtgcgtgtgtttgtgtgtgtatcggtCGCGACCGCATCTTATCTGGATGCGCATTTCGCGATTCCTCTTGAATGTGATGcgcgacttttttttttggtggccATGTGTGTGAAGAAGAAGGGTTGCCGAGCCAAAATAACCTCGTTCGTTCACGGTGTATAAGCATGGGAAGCAATTTTCGACATTTAGTATAATTTTCCAAATCATTCTGTTTAACTGATCAACTATTTGAAGAGGCAATGAAATGGCCAGCACGAAGGTCAACGTGAAGTAATTGTTTCATGTAATTTTCAACCCTTTTTTCCCGTCAACTTTCAACAATATGATTCACTGCGTATTGTACTGTGTTTTGGTGGcggccctcccccccctccttaCCGGTTCAGATCCTCCACGTgggcacacatgcacacacaaacacaacgatTTCTCGTCTCGTTTTCAAGCGTCTTTCGCTCGATTATGCTCTTTCAATCGTACGATCAAACGATCTTCAAACGCTCAAAGGTTCCCTTAAACACGCGCTATGtgattctgtgtgtgtttgtgtgtatgtgaatgcGATGGCGTCAGACGTCTCTCGCGCTCACACGGGACTCAAACACACCCCGCTTGCACACATCAAACGGCAAAAGAATGGAAGATTTGTGCGATAGCGAAAGCGGGCACCCCGCATTTCCAACGATGCGATCCAACCGCCCTGCACGACTCTCACGCGCAACCCGCACTACACTAGTCGTCCGGAAATGAGCCGCGCGGGACCGAAGAAGCGCTCGGACAAAAGCGTTTGAAGTTGCCTCGGATATGGGGTTTGCGCGTGTGAGTGTACGGCCGACCGTGCCGACAAGTTCCAGCGCGCGTGGCTGGAAAACCTGTCCTGGGTCTTCTTCATTCAGCGCTCAGCCAACGGCCACGTCGGTCGTGTTGTGTGCGTCAccagccgtcgtcgtcgtcgcagtTCTCGTTGTGCAGAGGCcggggttggttggttggccaGCCAGTCgggtgtgtgcgagtgtgtgtcggCCGCGCGAAGGAGAGCAATAGATCGTGCGGAAAAGTGAGCAAAGGGTACGACGACAAAGCATTTCAAAACTTCACCAAACTCTACCAAAAACAACCCCTACGTGTTATCGGTGAACAGGAAAAATCAATTGGAATGTTACAAGCCAATAACATGTTCGAAATTATGTACCACACACTCCAATCACGTTCAAATAGTGCCCAGCGGTGCCGTCGAGCATGATGATTGGAATGTTTGGAGCTGGTTGTCCCAAGATGCtcccaagaagaagaactgtTACGAGTGAATAACCCATAAAAAACGTGTGtttccgtttgtgtgtgtgtatgtgtttgtatgtgagGTGAAGATTCACCCCataataatgtaaaaaaacggGGTCCGATAACGGTGTTTGGTGCTGTGAAGCGTAGAAGAAAAAGTTATATCTGGCGCAACACGCAGCCGGGAAGCTTCCACGGCGCAACAGCAACCTGTTCTAAAGCGGGCGGGAGCAGCGTGTTATTCCCGAACCccttttgcacacaccttagCCCCTTTATCTGTTTGAATGAACCGCAAGAGTTCCGCTTTCATTGTGAAATAGTGCTGCGAGAGGCGGGATTTTGCATTCACGACACGTTCGTGTGGAATTctgtaatgaaaaaaaaaacaccccaacCGGTGGTTTAGCCTGGGATTGACAACGTGGCGTTCTGGTGTACTACTTCAGAACTTGTGGATGACCTTGAAGGACTTCTACATACCCTTTAAGCTgtgtttttaatcattttctaTAGAGCCATGCTGTGTGCTCTCTAACCTTTCCACAAATTGGTGACAACGGACGTCACCTCACCTACTTCTTACGTAAAACACAGGCGGTGACAGTCTGCGTATTCGCACAGCCTACTCTGACCCAAAAATTTCAAATGTCACATCCAAAACAAGTGCCCCGGTTCGATTCCGGTTTTTTCTGTTTAGTCTTCGGACACGTTAATGTGCTTTCATTTGCATAAACGAGTCGTTCCTCGTTGCTTCTTCTTCGAGATGCCCCGTGTTAGTCAGTTAATTAGCGATCTTTCAACAAAGAGCAGTGGTTGGAATAGCTAGAATAACGGAATACATTTCCCTGgcatgttgatgatgatgatgatgacgatgccTTAGCTGAGTGCATCAcatgatcgatcgatcgtgcgTTTGGGGAGGTAATGGGTAAATCACACTGAGGTCATTACCGGCCGCAATGTCTACGGTGTGTACTCATTTGCTGGAACTCACGAACGGTGCAAGTGCCTCAGCCTTGACTTTGAAACAAAGCGCATATCCACCTCGGGGCAAGAGAAGACACTGGCTGAAGTAGATGGTGAAGTAGAACGATTTCGTTCGATTCGAAACACAGATCCGTTTGGTGTATGCGCGGGGATGAAGTTCAGTGTTCTTACGCAATCGTCTTCTCCGCGTCCGGTTGGAGCGGATGGGAAAAGCAGCGTACGCAACACGCACGCAACGGAACACGATCAGTAACAAGTTCATTGACAACCAGGTTCACTGGACGGAGTGAATCCAATTCTGAAACCTGTTtttaacttcttcttcttcttcttctctcgaGCATTATGTTTCACTCCGTTGGGGTCTGCTCTGGGGGGTGGGATCGATATGTGAACGGTATGTTTGGGGAGATGATtagcactagtgatgggaaaaattaagttttcgttggaatcgattccggctagcttcAAAGTTTTCTGAAATCGATTTcagatagtaggtccggaataggaattggctccggaatcggaagcGGATTCGGAATAGgtttccagaatcggaatcggctctggaatcggaagcAGTTTCGGAATTAGCTGCGGAATTGGCTCCTGAATGGCCTCCGaagtcggctccggaatcggctccggaatcagaatcggttccgaaatcgaaatcgatcCCGGAATCGACATCAGTTTCGGAATCTCTATAAGAATTGGCGTTTGGGTgcgtattgatagccgcacAGAATCCAAAtgtacttgtaaacgatccattctcatggagattcccggattGATTgatcgcttctgaaacttcttatttcaattcaagaactgattctcatacCGCAACTAATTATAACTCTGGACTCAATTCTGATTTCGTCTCCGGAggcgattctgattccggagccaattcttATTCCGGTaccaattctgattccggtgCCAATTCTGATTCTGGTACCGATTCCAGATTCGGagtcggctccgaaatcgactccaaagtcaactccggaattggctcgggattcggttctggaatcggcaacggaatcggctccggaattgattccgaacactgaatcggaatcgggtaggtccgattccgagcacCCACCACTAATTAGTACCCATCCATTGAGGCGAGATTGAGGAGAATGTAGAATTACGTCAGCAGTAGTTGGCCAACAGTCGTTGGCGTCGTTGTTGCTTGTTGGTATTACGGGAAACAGTATTCTGAAAGCTCACGCGTGAGGTCAAGAAACATCTCGGCAAGACGATATGATCAAATCCAATACCCTTTAACAATAATTGTTACATTTAACATCTTTACCTTGGTCTGTATAATGAACAATGATATTGATGTCTACATTGTTCTCCACAACAGACTGCTTGCCATTGAACAGacgaccaccatcaccaccacctgtTGAGTGTTTCAAAGTCAAACCACGTGTTTAGTGAGCACGTGGAGGTCAGGGAAGCGAAAGCTTTGTGTGAATAAATCAAAGCTTTCATATTAAATCAGCCGACTTCAGAATTACTTTAAAGAATACTATACTAATTTCGGGATCATTTTTAAGTTTTAAATTGACACAACACGTTcctaaaatattattattttttttaatagtaaTAAACACAAGATGAAAAACTAATGCCTTTCCTAccttctctcactctttctgcAGCTCCACTGTTATCGACATGACGGGTGAACAGAAGGGCACGGTGCTGGTGACCGGCGGTGCCGGTTACATCGGTTCCCACACGGTCGTTTCGCTGCTCGAGGCCGGCTACGGTGTGGTGGCGCTGGACAACTTCACCAACTCCGTCAACTCGGCCAAGAACGAGTCGGTCGCGCTGAAGCGCGTCGAGGAAATTACCGGCAGGAAGGTACACTTCTATCGCTGCGACCTGCTGGACAAGGATGCGGTCGAGCGCATCTTCAAGGCGCACCGCATCGATTCGGTAATACACTTCGCGGCGCTGAAAGCGGTCGGCGAATCGATGACGAACCCGCTGCTGTACTACAAGAACAACATGATCGGCATGATCAACCTGCTCGAGGTGATGGACAGTCTCGGCATCTACAAGATGGTGTTCTCGAGCTCGTGCACGGTGTACGGCGAGCCGGAGCGGTTGCCAATCACGGAGGAAAACCCCACCGGCAATGTGACGAACGTGTACGGCCGCACCAAGTACTTCATCGAGGAGATGCTGAAGGATGCGGTGCGGGCGGATCCGAAGTGGAACATTATAGCGCTGCGCTACTTTAACCCGGTCGGGGCACACAAATCGGGCCGCATCGGGGAGGATCCGACGAAGCAGTTCACCAATCTGATGCCGTACATTAGCCAGGTCGCGATCGGGAAGAAGGATGTGCTGACGATCTTTGGCAATGATTACGATACGCCCGATGGGACGGGTGTGCGGGACTATGTGCACGTGATGGATCTGGCCAGTGGGCATGTGGCGGCACTGCACAAGCTCGACCAGGAGCATCTCGGGTTGAAGGTGAGCTGTTGATgtgggaagaaagagagagagggagaaaaaaatgctaatGGTTAATGAGTGAAAATTTTCATTTAGATGTACAATCTTGGCACCGGCAAAGGAATATCCGTCATGGAGCTTATACAAACCTTCGAGCGGGTGAACAAGGTCAAGATTCCGTACGTGATTCAGGAACGGCGTGCCGGGGATATTTCGTCCATGTACGCCAATGCGACGCTTGCCGAGAAGGAGCTTGGCTGGAAAGCCGTTCACAGTGTCGATGAGATGTGTAAGTGTGCGGCGACTGGAGCTGTGTGCCTGTCTTATCCATTGATTAACCTTCCCACATACTACTTCCACCCCCCATTTCAGGTGAAGACTTTTGGCGATGGCAAACCATGAACCCGAACGGCTACAAAACGGAGCAAGCTAATGGGCACCACTAGGGACGTGTCTCTTCCGGCCGGTGCTGCTTATTGACAGGTTTTATCGTATTTATTCAAATGCAACGCGCCGCCTTCTTCCATGGCCAGTTCGTACAGGCGTTTGTTTTGCAGTTTTAACACTTCCATTCCATACGAGGTGCAGCCGGGGTAGAGGCTGCGTGCGAATAGTTCTAGACAGGTGGCTCCGGGCGGTACAAATTTCGATGTGAATAAATCTGGAATCGAAAGCCGTGGAGCAACCGATAATATTGTAATCCAATAAGGGGTTTAAGCACTTTTAATTCTCTGAAAGAAACATACCGTACAGTGGTGGTTTGTGCGAATGTATTGCACACGGTA
Proteins encoded:
- the LOC120955691 gene encoding store-operated calcium entry regulator STIMATE-like codes for the protein MNGSAAVLGQMVGGADPGTVLAGEGNTEWQTLHCSKDALTDLFGWFLQGILATLAFTCLIAKRFCEPQYNRRSWETWWYDTSKQGIGALVIHMANVYLAPLFQGDPCTWYIINFLLDSTIGLFIIYIGIKTCQYLARKKKWDAINFGEYGAPKSWLYQTCIYVCLMVVVKLITTLIIQFDVWDNVKNFVLSPFRDPRIELAVVMLVIPFFVNILIFWVTDNFLMRHTRKKRNTAAGSSHHAHGREHSLLQKVKYKMIHKTKPNDSESDTLLSGDEEILSFSTPNGGGGGGGGGLGQSVTSNRSFSGRHYHHTQHAPFLHQHHAYLQTTTMADGTSVVPATSSSMGGSSSGGGSSSLLTPLDMDTAIVLTSTRTSPGPTNRQSTVQQRTSVINI
- the LOC120955690 gene encoding UDP-glucose 4-epimerase-like isoform X1, with amino-acid sequence MVGSSVRVNYERGNSVAYGKQHGWMKRSSSANVCISIPDELVMTPAAESSTVIDMTGEQKGTVLVTGGAGYIGSHTVVSLLEAGYGVVALDNFTNSVNSAKNESVALKRVEEITGRKVHFYRCDLLDKDAVERIFKAHRIDSVIHFAALKAVGESMTNPLLYYKNNMIGMINLLEVMDSLGIYKMVFSSSCTVYGEPERLPITEENPTGNVTNVYGRTKYFIEEMLKDAVRADPKWNIIALRYFNPVGAHKSGRIGEDPTKQFTNLMPYISQVAIGKKDVLTIFGNDYDTPDGTGVRDYVHVMDLASGHVAALHKLDQEHLGLKMYNLGTGKGISVMELIQTFERVNKVKIPYVIQERRAGDISSMYANATLAEKELGWKAVHSVDEMCEDFWRWQTMNPNGYKTEQANGHH
- the LOC120955690 gene encoding UDP-glucose 4-epimerase-like isoform X2; protein product: MTGEQKGTVLVTGGAGYIGSHTVVSLLEAGYGVVALDNFTNSVNSAKNESVALKRVEEITGRKVHFYRCDLLDKDAVERIFKAHRIDSVIHFAALKAVGESMTNPLLYYKNNMIGMINLLEVMDSLGIYKMVFSSSCTVYGEPERLPITEENPTGNVTNVYGRTKYFIEEMLKDAVRADPKWNIIALRYFNPVGAHKSGRIGEDPTKQFTNLMPYISQVAIGKKDVLTIFGNDYDTPDGTGVRDYVHVMDLASGHVAALHKLDQEHLGLKMYNLGTGKGISVMELIQTFERVNKVKIPYVIQERRAGDISSMYANATLAEKELGWKAVHSVDEMCEDFWRWQTMNPNGYKTEQANGHH